A region of Solibacillus isronensis DNA encodes the following proteins:
- a CDS encoding flagellar biosynthetic protein FliO, with amino-acid sequence MKAKKSFRFWIAVGIVLMTALFTPISNGTFAMVSNVYENCNENPEVCSEEKNSDESTPDADAEQTDSASVSIGFLDYLKVLIALVFVIGLLLFILKYLNKRNFNYQQNAVIKNIGGLSVGQQKSVQLLLIGKRVYVVGVGDNIQLLKEIESEEEIDHLLNQIETKQSMVNTSPYIAQLINKFSQKKRPQDISESPKFNDLFNEKIGKIKQQRSDELERWKEQERDDR; translated from the coding sequence ATGAAAGCAAAAAAATCATTTCGATTTTGGATCGCTGTTGGAATTGTATTGATGACGGCATTATTTACACCAATCTCAAATGGAACTTTTGCGATGGTAAGTAACGTATACGAAAACTGTAATGAAAACCCTGAAGTATGTTCAGAAGAAAAAAATTCAGATGAGAGTACTCCGGATGCCGACGCAGAACAAACTGACTCGGCATCCGTTAGTATTGGATTTTTGGATTATCTTAAAGTTTTAATAGCACTTGTGTTTGTTATAGGGCTATTATTGTTCATTTTAAAGTATTTAAACAAGCGTAACTTCAACTATCAACAAAATGCCGTTATTAAAAATATCGGTGGCTTGTCTGTAGGACAGCAAAAGTCTGTACAATTATTACTAATTGGTAAACGAGTTTATGTAGTTGGTGTCGGCGATAACATTCAGCTTCTAAAGGAAATTGAATCCGAAGAAGAAATCGACCATTTACTAAATCAAATTGAAACTAAGCAGAGCATGGTGAATACTTCACCATATATAGCTCAGTTAATTAATAAATTTTCACAAAAAAAGCGCCCTCAGGATATTTCGGAAAGCCCTAAATTCAATGATTTGTTCAATGAAAAAATCGGGAAAATCAAGCAGCAACGAAGTGACGAGCTTGAGCGTTGGAAAGAACAGGAGCGTGATGATCGATGA
- the fliQ gene encoding flagellar biosynthesis protein FliQ, whose protein sequence is MTQEMVIAIAENAVFTILIVSGPLLLIALVSGLIVSIFQATTSIQEQTLAFVPKIVAVLVAIIFFGPFMISKMTDYFHDILNNLVRYIG, encoded by the coding sequence GTGACACAGGAAATGGTCATTGCAATTGCAGAAAATGCAGTATTCACGATATTGATAGTTTCGGGACCTTTACTATTAATCGCACTTGTCAGCGGTTTAATAGTGAGTATATTTCAGGCAACAACTTCCATTCAAGAACAAACATTGGCGTTCGTACCTAAAATCGTAGCGGTATTAGTGGCGATTATTTTTTTTGGTCCGTTTATGATCAGCAAGATGACGGACTACTTTCACGACATTTTAAATAACCTAGTTCGGTATATTGGGTGA
- the fliR gene encoding flagellar biosynthetic protein FliR → MTELLPNLSILLLILVRVSAFFVSVPLFSYRTIPPQVRIILAVALAWMMYYTFNIEPFEINAFYLLLVLKEAIIGLMLGLAAMIIVSAVQIAGGFIDFQMGFAMANIIDPQTGAQSPLMGQFLNFLMLLVLLSINGHHLILDGIFYSYQFMPMDQFFPKFGEEGTALFIIKIFVSVFAIAFQMSAPIVATLFLVTLALGITGKTVPQMNIFVIGFPIKIAVGFLVLMVTMGVLVGVMKELIEFMIISLRDLMVILGGG, encoded by the coding sequence ATGACGGAATTACTACCGAATTTATCAATATTGCTATTAATTTTAGTACGTGTTTCTGCATTTTTCGTCTCCGTCCCTTTATTTTCATATCGTACAATACCACCGCAAGTGCGCATTATATTGGCTGTCGCTTTAGCGTGGATGATGTATTATACGTTTAATATTGAGCCGTTTGAAATTAATGCTTTCTATTTGCTGCTCGTTTTAAAAGAGGCAATTATCGGGCTTATGCTGGGATTGGCCGCGATGATTATCGTTTCCGCTGTTCAAATAGCCGGCGGATTTATCGATTTCCAGATGGGGTTTGCGATGGCGAATATTATCGACCCGCAAACAGGTGCCCAGTCTCCGTTAATGGGGCAGTTTTTAAACTTTTTAATGCTTTTAGTATTGCTTTCAATAAATGGTCATCATCTTATTTTAGACGGGATTTTTTATAGTTATCAGTTTATGCCGATGGATCAGTTTTTCCCGAAGTTCGGTGAAGAAGGGACCGCACTGTTTATTATAAAAATATTTGTTTCTGTTTTTGCCATAGCATTTCAAATGTCAGCTCCAATAGTTGCAACATTATTTTTAGTAACGTTAGCGTTAGGGATTACAGGGAAAACGGTACCGCAAATGAATATATTTGTAATCGGATTCCCGATTAAAATTGCAGTAGGGTTTCTAGTATTGATGGTGACAATGGGTGTATTAGTAGGAGTTATGAAGGAGCTAATTGAATTTATGATTATTTCTTTACGTGACTTAATGGTTATTTTAGGTGGTGGCTAA
- the flhB gene encoding flagellar biosynthesis protein FlhB, whose translation MDKKLLINVDLQFFAGEKTEKATPKKRQDSRKKGQVLKSQDVTAAVLLLLSFFFLLFFAPFMYEGMRDFLLQALNRNMLIETLNAETVMDMYVESIKEMAIIVLPIMVIAIIAGIGANFFQFGLLFTTETLKIDLKKMDPIKGIKKIISVRAIVNLIKSLLKVTLIGTVTTVVIIIYLEDVLSLALHSPAQILATVAYMSAIMGIAASIMLVFIALFDYIYERYEYEKQLKMSKQDVKDEHKNAEGDPLIKSKIKQRQREMAMRRMMQDVPAADVVITNPTHFAIALKYDEDMMDAPKVVAKGTDFVAQKIKLIAKEHDVIMVENRPLARAMYDQVEIGQAVPEEFFKAVAEVLAYVYRIKRKI comes from the coding sequence ATGGACAAAAAGCTATTGATCAACGTTGACCTTCAGTTTTTTGCAGGTGAAAAAACGGAAAAAGCAACACCGAAAAAGCGGCAGGATTCACGAAAAAAAGGACAAGTATTAAAAAGTCAGGATGTCACAGCCGCCGTATTACTGCTATTGTCATTTTTCTTCTTACTTTTCTTTGCACCATTTATGTACGAAGGAATGAGAGATTTTTTACTGCAAGCACTTAACCGCAATATGTTAATTGAAACGCTGAACGCTGAAACCGTAATGGACATGTATGTTGAATCCATTAAAGAGATGGCAATTATCGTTCTGCCGATTATGGTCATTGCCATCATTGCAGGTATTGGAGCTAACTTTTTTCAGTTTGGCTTACTTTTTACAACAGAGACATTAAAAATAGATTTAAAAAAAATGGATCCGATTAAAGGGATTAAAAAGATTATTTCTGTACGAGCGATCGTCAATTTAATTAAATCATTATTGAAAGTAACATTAATCGGGACCGTAACAACCGTTGTCATTATTATCTATTTGGAAGATGTATTATCGCTTGCTTTACATAGTCCGGCACAAATTTTGGCCACTGTAGCATACATGTCGGCAATCATGGGAATTGCCGCTTCAATTATGCTCGTATTCATTGCATTGTTTGACTATATTTATGAACGGTATGAATATGAAAAGCAATTGAAGATGTCAAAACAGGATGTTAAAGATGAGCATAAAAATGCAGAAGGCGACCCGCTGATCAAGTCGAAAATTAAACAGCGTCAACGGGAAATGGCAATGCGCAGAATGATGCAGGATGTACCAGCTGCAGATGTTGTCATTACAAACCCGACCCATTTTGCCATTGCACTAAAATACGATGAAGATATGATGGATGCACCGAAAGTTGTAGCAAAAGGAACCGATTTTGTTGCACAGAAAATTAAACTTATTGCAAAAGAACATGATGTCATTATGGTAGAAAATCGTCCGCTTGCCCGTGCGATGTATGACCAGGTTGAAATCGGCCAGGCTGTACCGGAAGAGTTTTTCAAAGCAGTTGCCGAAGTTCTTGCATATGTATACCGCATCAAACGCAAAATTTGA
- the fliP gene encoding flagellar type III secretion system pore protein FliP (The bacterial flagellar biogenesis protein FliP forms a type III secretion system (T3SS)-type pore required for flagellar assembly.), with protein sequence MNEILSVFSESDPGNVSTSVTLLFLLTVLSLAPSLLILMTSFARIVIVLSFTRTALATNQMPPNQVIIGLALFLTFFIMAPTFQQVNEQALQPLFDEEINLEEAYERATIPFKHFMAQHTRQKDLELFIEYNQAEYPDSIEEIPMTLLVPAFALSEIKTAFQMGFMIFIPFLVIDMVVASTLMSMGMMMLPPVMISLPFKILLFVLVDGWYLVMKSLLQSF encoded by the coding sequence ATGAACGAAATACTTTCCGTGTTTTCAGAAAGTGATCCGGGAAATGTATCCACATCGGTTACGCTGTTATTCCTGTTAACTGTATTATCTTTAGCGCCTAGTCTATTAATATTAATGACTTCCTTTGCGCGTATCGTCATTGTTCTGTCGTTTACCAGGACAGCCCTTGCCACGAACCAAATGCCGCCTAACCAGGTAATTATCGGGTTGGCATTATTTTTAACATTTTTTATTATGGCTCCGACATTCCAGCAAGTAAACGAGCAGGCATTACAGCCGCTCTTCGATGAAGAAATTAATTTGGAAGAGGCCTATGAACGGGCGACGATTCCGTTTAAACATTTTATGGCTCAGCATACAAGACAAAAAGATTTAGAACTCTTTATCGAATATAATCAGGCAGAATATCCGGATTCCATCGAGGAAATTCCGATGACGCTGCTCGTACCCGCATTTGCGTTAAGTGAAATTAAAACAGCTTTTCAAATGGGCTTTATGATCTTCATTCCGTTTTTAGTTATTGATATGGTAGTCGCAAGTACACTGATGTCAATGGGGATGATGATGCTGCCTCCAGTAATGATTTCACTGCCATTTAAAATCTTATTATTTGTACTCGTCGATGGTTGGTATTTAGTGATGAAATCTTTACTTCAAAGTTTTTAG